In the genome of Nocardia sp. NBC_00416, one region contains:
- a CDS encoding PHP domain-containing protein, with protein MTAGRSRAAGPAEPPAPGPVAALREIGFWLERDRAQTHRVKAYRRAADILAGLDTTELDQHRATRSWQELTGIGPKTAAVIEEAYSGAVPRYLAELRATARPIGAAGAPLRERLRGDLHTHSDWSDGGSPIAEMMRCAAALGHEYCALTDHSPRLTVANGLSAQRLRRQLEVVAELDAELAPMRILTGIEVDILGDGSLDQDADLLAELDIVVASVHSRLRDDRDTMTRRMVYAVANPNVDVLGHCTGRLVEGGRGTRPESDFDARIVFEACRRYGTAVEINSRPERRDPPSRLIQLALDTGCEFSVDTDAHAPGQLDWQGYGCARAVAAGVAPDRIINTRPVDDLLEWTRTHGT; from the coding sequence GTGACCGCAGGCCGGTCGCGCGCCGCCGGGCCCGCCGAGCCACCGGCCCCGGGGCCGGTCGCGGCCCTGCGGGAGATCGGGTTCTGGCTCGAGCGCGACCGGGCGCAGACCCACCGGGTCAAGGCGTACCGCCGCGCCGCCGATATCCTCGCCGGGCTCGATACGACCGAACTGGACCAACATCGGGCGACACGGAGTTGGCAGGAACTGACCGGGATCGGTCCCAAGACCGCCGCGGTGATCGAGGAGGCGTACTCCGGCGCGGTGCCGCGGTATCTCGCCGAACTGCGCGCGACCGCGCGGCCGATCGGCGCGGCGGGCGCACCGCTGCGGGAGCGGTTGCGCGGCGATCTGCACACCCACTCGGATTGGTCCGACGGTGGCAGCCCGATCGCGGAGATGATGCGCTGTGCCGCCGCTCTGGGACACGAGTACTGCGCCCTGACCGACCATTCGCCGCGACTCACCGTGGCCAACGGGCTGTCCGCGCAGCGCCTGCGCCGCCAGCTGGAGGTGGTCGCCGAACTCGACGCGGAACTCGCGCCGATGCGGATACTCACCGGAATCGAGGTCGACATCCTCGGCGACGGGTCGCTCGACCAGGACGCCGATCTGCTCGCCGAACTCGATATCGTCGTCGCCAGTGTGCACTCGCGGCTGCGCGACGATCGCGACACCATGACGCGCCGGATGGTGTACGCCGTGGCGAACCCGAATGTCGACGTGCTCGGGCACTGCACGGGTCGGCTGGTCGAGGGTGGGCGCGGAACCCGGCCCGAATCGGACTTCGACGCCCGGATCGTGTTCGAGGCCTGCCGCCGTTACGGGACGGCGGTCGAGATCAACAGTCGACCCGAACGGCGCGATCCGCCGTCCCGGTTGATCCAGCTGGCGCTCGACACGGGCTGCGAGTTCTCGGTCGACACCGACGCGCACGCGCCGGGACAGCTGGACTGGCAGGGCTACGGTTGCGCTCGCGCCGTGGCCGCCGGGGTCGCGCCGGACCGGATCATCAATACGCGGCCGGTGGACGACTTGCTGGAGTGGACGCGCACCCACGGGACGTGA